A window of the Sporosarcina sp. FSL K6-2383 genome harbors these coding sequences:
- a CDS encoding NYN domain-containing protein, with protein sequence MKKDVLLVDGYNVIGAWQELRKLKEKRLADARDRLIERMAEYKAHTGWRVIIVFDAHLVPGVEKKKRHHDVEVVFTRKKETADERIEKLVSELGGRRIQIHVATSDLTEQWVIFAQGALRKSSRELEIEMDEIDKIITGKVKEFQEQRPISKIPLTDEVAEIFEKWRRGKQ encoded by the coding sequence ATGAAAAAGGATGTACTTCTTGTTGATGGCTATAATGTCATCGGTGCATGGCAGGAGCTGCGTAAGCTGAAGGAAAAACGGTTGGCGGATGCTCGTGATCGCCTCATCGAGAGAATGGCAGAATACAAGGCACATACAGGATGGCGTGTCATTATCGTTTTTGACGCGCATCTTGTCCCTGGTGTGGAAAAAAAGAAGCGGCATCACGATGTAGAGGTTGTGTTCACGAGGAAAAAGGAGACTGCTGACGAGAGGATCGAAAAGCTGGTTTCTGAATTAGGTGGGCGGCGTATACAAATTCATGTAGCGACATCCGATTTAACGGAGCAGTGGGTTATTTTTGCGCAAGGAGCACTTCGTAAATCATCCAGAGAATTAGAAATTGAAATGGATGAAATCGATAAAATAATTACGGGGAAAGTGAAGGAATTCCAAGAGCAAAGGCCTATTTCGAAGATCCCTTTAACAGATGAAGTTGCAGAAATATTTGAAAAGTGGCGACGAGGAAAACAGTGA
- the rlmB gene encoding 23S rRNA (guanosine(2251)-2'-O)-methyltransferase RlmB, which yields MTEMEAELIGGKNPIVEALRSGRELNKIWIAEGLNKKSIGEILSLAKEAGVIVQAVPKQKLDGMLDMNHQGIIASVAAYEYAELEDLFEVAKERGEDPFFIILDELEDPHNLGSILRTADASGAHGIIIPKRRSVGLTGVVAKASTGAIEHIPVVRVNNLSQTVEELKKRGVWIAGTDAAKSVDYRLMDATLPLAIIIGSEGKGMSRILKEKCDFLYHLPMVGHVTSLNASVAASLLMYEVLRKRQPHQSGR from the coding sequence ATGACGGAAATGGAAGCAGAATTGATTGGTGGGAAAAACCCGATTGTCGAAGCATTACGCTCGGGTAGAGAATTGAACAAAATTTGGATTGCTGAGGGACTTAATAAAAAAAGTATTGGGGAAATTCTGTCGCTGGCAAAAGAGGCGGGGGTTATCGTTCAAGCTGTGCCGAAGCAAAAATTGGACGGCATGTTAGATATGAACCACCAGGGGATTATCGCGTCGGTTGCGGCTTATGAATACGCAGAGCTCGAAGATCTTTTCGAAGTTGCAAAAGAGCGCGGAGAAGACCCGTTCTTTATTATCCTTGATGAACTTGAAGACCCTCATAACTTAGGGTCTATCCTACGGACAGCGGATGCGTCAGGTGCACATGGGATTATTATCCCGAAGCGTCGTTCGGTTGGTTTAACAGGAGTTGTGGCGAAGGCGTCAACGGGTGCGATTGAACATATCCCTGTCGTTCGTGTGAATAATCTTTCGCAGACAGTAGAAGAATTGAAAAAGCGTGGTGTTTGGATTGCAGGGACGGATGCAGCTAAATCGGTTGATTACAGGTTGATGGATGCAACTTTACCACTTGCGATTATTATTGGCAGTGAAGGTAAAGGGATGTCGCGTATATTGAAGGAGAAATGTGACTTCCTTTATCATTTGCCGATGGTAGGGCATGTGACGTCATTGAACGCATCTGTTGCAGCCTCGCTCTTGATGTATGAAGTGTTACGCAAACGCCAACCGCATCAGTCTGGAAGATGA